Genomic window (Streptomyces sp. NBC_00078):
GTCGGCAGCGTCGTCGGCGGGGCTGCTGTGCGGGGGCTTCGTTGGCGCAGTCATGGCCTACCGATCCTGCCATGGCGCCGGGCGGTTGGGCGGTCGTCGCGCGTGCGGTGCGTCGTGCGGGCCTGCACGCCCTGCGAACCGGGATGATGATCCGGAAAAGTTGACGTACTGGCGGCGGGTGGGGCAAGCGAACGCCTGGATCTCTCGTACAGTTTGCGCCGTGGGATCTCTGCGCAATCCTGTCGGGCCGCTTCCCTCCACCATCTACTGGCGCCGGAGGGCCGTACTCGTGTCTGTGTGCGCCTTGTTGGCGCTGCTGGGCACGTGGATCGTCACGTCGGGCGGCGGCGGCAAGAAGGACAACGGCGGCTCCAGCAACAAGAATCCCTCCCCCTCGACGATCACGCCCGGGCCCTCGGGTTCGGGGCCCGCGATCAGCCAGGCGCCGGGCGGGCGGAACGAGTCGAGCGGCGGCTCCAGCGGGTCGGATTCCGGGGGGAGTTCGGGGTCCGGTGGCTCGGGGACGGGTTCCGGTGCCGGGACCGGCGGTTCCGAAGGCGCGGGTGGCGGTGGTGCGGCCGGTGGCGGCCCCAGCATCGGGGTCGGCAGGGACGACACGGTCGCGACGGATTCCACGCTGCCCAACTGCACCGCGAGCGGCGTGGAGTTGACCGTCCGCAGCCTCCGCAACACGTACTCGCCCGGCCAGACGCCCACCCTGCTGCTGACCGCGACGAACTCCTCCGCCGGCGACTGCAAGATCGATCTCGGGCCGAAGAGCGCGGTGTTGACGATCACCGAGGCCGGCAGCGACGACGACTACTGGTCCTCGGCCGACTGCCCCGAGGGCTCCGGCAGCCTGGTGTTTCGGGCGCCGGCGCGCAGCAGCATCACGTACACCCTGAAGTGGGACCGCAAGCCGAGCGCTCCTGAGTGCGCGACGCCCCCGGCGGGATCGGCCGGGCCCGGCACGTACCTGGTGGAGGCGACGGCTGCGGGGTACGCGAAGGCGCAGACGTCTTTCCTGATCAAGGCGGACTGAGGGCCTTCCCCGGGCGCTCCCCGGACAGGGCACCGCTCGGACGTACCTCTTAGGCGTACGGCTCGGCGTACGGGCCGGGCGTACCGCTCAGACGTACCGCCGAGAGGCACTGCTCAGACATACCGCTCGGGCATACGGCTGGGCGTGCCGCTCTGGCGTTTCCGCCGAGACGCACTGCTCAGACGCACTGCTCAGACGCACTGCTCAGACGTACCGCCCGGGCGTACCGCCCAGTACGCACATCTCAGACGTACCGCTCCAGGATCGACGACTCCGCCAGTCTGGACAGTCCCTCGCGCACGCTCCGGGCCCGTGCCTCGCCGACGCCGTCGACGGTCTGCAGGTCGTCGACGCTCGCGGCGAGCAGCTTCTGCAGGCCGCCGAAGTGCTCCACGAGACGGTCGATGATGGCGCCCGGCAGGCGTGGCACCTTGGCCAGCAGGCGGAAGCCGCGCGGCGAGACCGCCGAGTCCAGGGTTTCCGGGGCTCCGGTGTATCCCAACGCCCGTGCCACCGTGGGCAGTTCGAGAAGCTCGGCGTGGGCGAGGGCGTTGAGTTCGTAGAGCGCTTCGTCGACCGTGCGCGAGCGCTTGGCCGTGGGCTCGGGGACGTAGTCCCGGACCACCAGCTCGCGCTCGGGCTCCACGCCCGCGATCAGCTCGTCGAGCTGCAGGGCCAGCAGACGCCCGTCGGTGCCCAGTTCGACCACGTATTCGGCGATTTCGGTGGCGATGCGGCGCACCATCTCCAGACGCTGGGCCACCGCCGACACATCGCGGACCGTCACCAGGTCCTCGATCTCCAGCGCCGACAGCGTGCCCGCGACCTCGTCCAGGCGGAGCTTGTAGCGCTCCAGGGTCGCCAGGGCCTGGTTGGCGCGGGACAGGATCGCCGCGGAGTCCTCCAGGACGCGGCGCTGGCCGTCGACGTACAGGGCGATCAGGCGCATCGACTGGGAGACCGAGACGACCGGGAAGCCCACCTGCTTCGAGACGCGGTCCGCCGTACGGTGCCGGGTGCCGGTCTCCTCGGTCGGGATCGTCGCGTCGGGCAGGAACTGCACGCCCGCCCGCAGGATCTTCGACAGGTCCGAGGACAGCACGATGCCGCCGTCGAGCTTGCACAGCTCGCGCAGGCGCGTGGCCGTGAACTCGACGTCGAGCACGAAACCGCCCGTGCACATCGTCTCGACGGTCTTGTCGAAACCGAGCACGATGAGTCCGCCGGTGTTGCCGCGGAGTACGCGCTCAAGGCCGTCGCGCAGGCCGGTACCGGGAGCCACGGCGCTCAGCGAGGCGCGCATCAGGCCATCGGCACCGGAACTCCCACCGGATTTTCCGGGAGCTGCTGCCCGGTCGTTGGCTGCCACTGCACTCCTCCGGTCGCAGGTTCTGGGACGCCCCCGTTTCGCACACTTGGTTCGTACGGATGGGCGAGACCAGGGCAAAGTCTACCGGCGGTCCTCCTCGTCCCGTGGGGCCTCTCGGCGACGGGAGCGCGGAAGGACCCTCAGAGCGTCCCCTATGTCGGCTACTTCCAGGACCTTCATGCCCGGAGGGATCTTGCCGGGGTCGCCCGGAACGAGCGCATGAGTGAAGCCGAGACGGTGCGCTTCGCTGAGCCGGCGCTGGACGCCCGTGACCCGTCTGACCTCGCCCGCGAGGCCGACTTCACCGATCGCGACCAGGTTCTTGGGCAGCGGGGTGTCGCTCGCGGCCGACGCCAGCGCGAGGGCGACGGCGAGGTCGGCGGCGGGCTCGGAGAGCTTCACTCCGCCTACCGTCGCGGAGTAGATGTCCCGCTTGCCGAGCGCACTGATCTTGCCGCGCTGCTCCAGCACCGCGAGCATCATCGAGACGCGAGAGGTCTCCAGACCGGACGTCGTACGCCGTGGGGAGGGGATCTGCGAGTCGACGGTGAGCGCCTGGACTTCGGCGACAAGGGGGCGGCGGCCCTCCAGGGTGACCGTCAGACAGGTGCCGGGGACCGGTTCGTCACGCCTGGTCAGGAAAAGTCCGCTTGGGTCGGCAAGGCCCGTGATGCCCTCGTCGTGCAGTTCGAAGCAGCCGACCTCGTCCGTGGCGCCGTAGCGGTTCTTGACGCCCCGTACGAGACGCAGGCGCGCGTGCCGGTCGCCCTCGAAGCTCAGGACGACGTCCACGAGGTGCTCCAGAAGGCGCGGGCCCGCGATCGCCCCGTCCTTGGTGACATGGCCCACAAGGAGTGTCGACATGCCGCGCTCCTTGGAGACGCGGATGAGTGCGCCGGCGACCTCGCGGACCTGCGCCATGCCGCCGGGGGCGCCGTCGATCTCCGGGGAGGCGACGGTCTGCACGGAGTCGAGGATGAGAAGCGACGGCTTCACCGCGTCCAAGTGCCCGAGCACTGCGGCCAGATCGGTCTCGGCGGCGAGATACAGATGGTCGTCGATGGCCTTGATGCGGTCGGCGCGCATCCGCACCTGGCTCGCCGACTCCTCACCCGTGACGTACAGCGTGCGGTGCTCGTCGCTCGCCGACTTGGCCGCGACATCCAGCAGCAGCGTCGACTTGCCGACGCCGGGCTCGCCCGCGAGCAGCACCACCGCGCCGGGTACGAGCCCGCCGCCGAGCACCCGGTCCAGCTCGGGCACGCCGGTCGAGCGGGCGGTGGCCTGGCGGCCGTCGACCTGGCCGATGGGCACCGCGGACGTGGTGACGCGGCCCGGAGTCGTCGTACGGACCGCGGGCGCGCCGTACTCCTCGATCGTCCCCCAGGCCTGGCACTCGGGGCAGCGGCCGAGCCACTTGGCCGTCTGCCAGCCGCACTCCTTGCAGCGGTAGGACGGACGGTCCTTGGTGGTCTTGGTACGGGCAGCCATGTCGAGAACCGTAACCGCCGGCACTGACAACGCGGGTCCGAGTGGGGCGCCCGTACCGAGCGCATGAGCCGCGGTGCCTAATGGGAGCTACGGAGCCGGGGAATGCTCGGGTCCGTAGCCGCCAGCAGGTGAGCACTACCGACGCCGGAAGCATTCGACTTCTGAGGTCAGACCGTGCCCCTGCTGGTCGGCCGGGAGGCCAGACCGTTGATGGGGTGGCGTGCCCGCCGGGCAGTGGGGCGTGAGCACTGGATCCATTAGGCCGCGTGCCGTGCCTTCCGCAGGCTGCATGGAGCAAAGCACCTGACCAGGAGGACGAGTTGCTGCTGATCGGCGATGACTGGGCCGAAGACCACCACGACGTCGAGGTCCAGGACGAGGCAGGCCGAAAACTCGCCGCGGCGAGGCTGCCCGAGGGCGTGGAGGGAATCGCGAAGCTGCACGAGCTCCTGGCCAAGCACGGCGGCGAGGGCCTGGATGCCGCCGACGTGGTGGTGGGGATCGAGACCGACCGCGGCTCCTGGGTGCAGGCCCTGATCGCCTCCGGCTACCAGGTCTATGCCATCAACCCGCGGCAGGTCGCCCGGTTCAAGGAACGCTATGCCTCCTCCGGCGCCAAGAGCGACAGGGGCGACGCGCACGCGCTGGCGGACATGGTCCGCATCGACCGGGCCCAGCTGCGGCCGGTGGCCGGGGACAGCGAGCAGGCGCAGGCCGTCAAGGTCGTCGCCCGCGCCCACCAGACCTTGATCTGGGAACGCGTTCGCACGTTCCAGCGGCTGCGCAGCACGCTGCGCGAGTACTTCCCCGCCGCCCTGGCCGCCTACGCGGACCTCACACTGACCAGCACGGACGCCCTGGAACTGCTGATCAAGGCCCCTACCCCGGCGGCCGGGGCGAAGTTGACCCGTGCCCAGATCACCGCCGTTCTGGCCCGTGCCCGCCGGCGCAACCGGGACGCGAAAGCGGCCACGATCCAGGCCGCGCTGCGCGAACGGCAGCTGGGCCTGCCCGAGCCGGTCACGACCGCCTACGCGGCCACCGTCACCGCTCACGCGAAGCTGCTGATCGCCCTGAACGAGCAGATAGCCGACCTGGAAGGGCAGGTGAGGGCCCATTTTCTCAAGCACCCAGACGCTGAGATCTACCTCTCGATGCCCGGCATCGCGGAGATCACCGGCGCCCGGGTGCTCGCCGAGTTCGGGGACGACCCCACCCGCTACGCGTCCGCCAAAGCCCGCAAGAACTACGCCGGCACCAGCCCCATCACCCGGGCCTCCGGCAAGAGCCATACCGTCCAGGCCCGATACGTCCGCAACAACCGGCTCGCCGATGCGTTGCAGACCCAGGCGTTCTCCGCCCTGCGCGCCTCGCCCGGCGCCCGCCACTACTACGACAAACAACGCGCCCGCGAGGCCGGTTACAACCCGGCCCTGCGGCAGCTCGGCAACCGCCTCGTCGGCATCCTCCACGGATGCCTCAAGACCCGAACCCTCTACGACGAAGCGACCGCCTGGTCGCACCACGCCCACACCCCTGCCGCTTGACACCAAACGACATGGGGTGTCTGACCTGAACCAGCCGTCACACCGCGAACCAGCCACGAAACGAAACGTTCCTGTCCCCTATTGAGGGATCGTTTCACCCGTACGGAGTAAATGTGGTCAAGGGGGAGGAAGGCCCAGGTCTCCGCCGCCTACGGTCCACGGATGACGAGCAGCAGTCCGGAGACCTCGACCCGCATCACCGGCGCACATCGGGCGCGCCGGGAGGCGCGCGACCGCGCTGCGGCGCGCACGCTGGCGCAGCGGCCGCCCGCGCGCTACGAGCCGTATCTGGACGGGCTGTTCACCTACTGCCTGTCCGTGCTGTGCGACCACGACGCGGCGACCGCGGCGCTCGGCGAGGCCCTCGCGCTCGCCGAGCGGCGTCGCGGCCCCGAGACGTCGGGGGACCGCCGGGCCTGGTTGTACGCGCTGGCCCGCTGGGCCTGTCTGCGCAAGCTGGCCGAGGCCAAGCAGAAACGTCTGAGCACCCACGCGGCGGGCCGGGGCGGCGCCGAGCGGCAGCGCTCCGCCGAACCTCCCGTGGCCGACGAGGTCCAGGAACAGCGCCGCGGCGAACTCGCCCTGCTCGCCTGGCCCGAGGCCGCCGGCACCACGCCGGAACAGCGCGAGGCGCTCGAACTCGCCGTGCGCCACCACCTCGCCGCCCACGAGGTCGCCGCCGTGCTGGGCATGGACCTCGCCACCGCACGCGAACTGCTCGCGTCCGCCGCCTGCGAGGTGGAGCGCACGCGCGCGGCCCTCGCCGTCGTCGAGACCGGCGCCTGCCCGAGCGTCGCCCGGCTCACCGGGGACAACCAGCTGGTGCTCAGCTCGGCCCTGCGCAAGGAGCTCGTCCGGCATGTCGACGACTGCCCGCGCTGCCGCCGCAGCGCCGAGCGCGCGATCCCCGGCCGCTGGCCCGGTGTGATGGTCACCCCTGCCGAGCTGCCCGTCCTGGAGGCACCCGGCGCGGCCCTGTACGCGGCGCTCGCCCACCCTCCACGCGCGCGTGGCACCGCCGTCCCCCGCTTCGACCGGCGCGGCTTCCCGATGGACCCCAAGGACCGCGCCGCCCGCCGGGACCGCCTACGCGCGCGTGCCGTCACCACGACGGTCGTCGCCACCGTGGTGGCTGCCCCCGTGCTCGCCCTGTGGGCCGCCTACCGGGGATCACCGGCAGACGCGGGCACCGACGGCCGCTCCGCCACCGCCAGCGAGGCACACGGCCCCGACAGCCTCGCCGGAGAGGCGGCGGGCGGCTACGAGAACGCCGGCAACGCCCGCACCACGCCCGGCGGCCGCTTCGCCAAGGGCAACGAACCGGACGTCTCCGTGGAGGTCCTCAGCGTCGCCGGCGCCAGGGGAAAGAGCGCCGGACACCTCGACGTCTCGGCCGGCAACGACGGCGACACCACGCTCGTCACCCTCACCGCGACCGGATCCGCACCGGTGCGCTGGTCCGCGTCCACGGGAGCCTCCTGGCTCTACCTGAGCCGGTCGTCGGGAACGCTCGCATCCGGCGAATCGTTGACGATCAAGGTGTACGTCGACCATCTGCGCGAGCCGTCCGGCCCCTGGCACGCGCAGGTGGCGGTGGCACCGGCCGGCGCCGTCGTGACCATCGAGGGCTACGGCACCGCGCCCAGCCCCCCGGCCCCCGGTCCGAGCGGCCCCGAGGACCCCCCGCCCTCGCCCCACCCGACCCCGACCGCCTCGGCACCCTCGGACCCCACCCCGAGCGCTCCGCCCTCCTCGCCCGGCCCGGACCCCACGCCGACGGCCTCCGCCCCGACGGCCCCGACCGGCTCGACGCCACCCCCCACAGGCGGCGAGGATCCGAGCCCCGCGACGTCGTGAGTGCGGGCCGCGGCGGCCGGCCGCAGGACCGCCCCGGCGCCGCGAGGGGCCGGCCCGCGCTCCCGCGGAGGGGGACCCCGGCAGCGCTGTCCCGGTCGCGGACCCGATCCCGGTCAGGTCGGCCGAGAGGCGC
Coding sequences:
- a CDS encoding IS110 family transposase; translation: MLLIGDDWAEDHHDVEVQDEAGRKLAAARLPEGVEGIAKLHELLAKHGGEGLDAADVVVGIETDRGSWVQALIASGYQVYAINPRQVARFKERYASSGAKSDRGDAHALADMVRIDRAQLRPVAGDSEQAQAVKVVARAHQTLIWERVRTFQRLRSTLREYFPAALAAYADLTLTSTDALELLIKAPTPAAGAKLTRAQITAVLARARRRNRDAKAATIQAALRERQLGLPEPVTTAYAATVTAHAKLLIALNEQIADLEGQVRAHFLKHPDAEIYLSMPGIAEITGARVLAEFGDDPTRYASAKARKNYAGTSPITRASGKSHTVQARYVRNNRLADALQTQAFSALRASPGARHYYDKQRAREAGYNPALRQLGNRLVGILHGCLKTRTLYDEATAWSHHAHTPAA
- the radA gene encoding DNA repair protein RadA, whose amino-acid sequence is MAARTKTTKDRPSYRCKECGWQTAKWLGRCPECQAWGTIEEYGAPAVRTTTPGRVTTSAVPIGQVDGRQATARSTGVPELDRVLGGGLVPGAVVLLAGEPGVGKSTLLLDVAAKSASDEHRTLYVTGEESASQVRMRADRIKAIDDHLYLAAETDLAAVLGHLDAVKPSLLILDSVQTVASPEIDGAPGGMAQVREVAGALIRVSKERGMSTLLVGHVTKDGAIAGPRLLEHLVDVVLSFEGDRHARLRLVRGVKNRYGATDEVGCFELHDEGITGLADPSGLFLTRRDEPVPGTCLTVTLEGRRPLVAEVQALTVDSQIPSPRRTTSGLETSRVSMMLAVLEQRGKISALGKRDIYSATVGGVKLSEPAADLAVALALASAASDTPLPKNLVAIGEVGLAGEVRRVTGVQRRLSEAHRLGFTHALVPGDPGKIPPGMKVLEVADIGDALRVLPRSRRREAPRDEEDRR
- the disA gene encoding DNA integrity scanning diadenylate cyclase DisA; its protein translation is MAANDRAAAPGKSGGSSGADGLMRASLSAVAPGTGLRDGLERVLRGNTGGLIVLGFDKTVETMCTGGFVLDVEFTATRLRELCKLDGGIVLSSDLSKILRAGVQFLPDATIPTEETGTRHRTADRVSKQVGFPVVSVSQSMRLIALYVDGQRRVLEDSAAILSRANQALATLERYKLRLDEVAGTLSALEIEDLVTVRDVSAVAQRLEMVRRIATEIAEYVVELGTDGRLLALQLDELIAGVEPERELVVRDYVPEPTAKRSRTVDEALYELNALAHAELLELPTVARALGYTGAPETLDSAVSPRGFRLLAKVPRLPGAIIDRLVEHFGGLQKLLAASVDDLQTVDGVGEARARSVREGLSRLAESSILERYV